In Actinomadura citrea, a single window of DNA contains:
- a CDS encoding ABC transporter ATP-binding protein: MMSSSPAGASGPAVEVRDLRVARGGREVLHGLTFDVPRGSIVGVLGPSGCGKTTLMRALVGVQIVRSGAVTVLGEPAGSPGLRRRVGYATQTPAVYADLTVAENLRYFASVLGAPRADVARVIDEVGLGRSRDQTAATLSGGQLSRANLAVALLGEPELLVLDEPTVGLDPVLRQELWELFRELAERGATLVVSSHVMDEAGRTDRLLLMREGDVLADGTPESLRSRTGASDLEEAFLHLIHEKAGSPS; this comes from the coding sequence ATGATGAGTTCTAGTCCGGCGGGCGCCTCCGGGCCCGCGGTGGAGGTGCGCGACCTGCGGGTCGCGCGTGGGGGCCGGGAGGTGCTGCACGGGCTCACCTTCGACGTCCCGCGCGGCTCGATCGTGGGGGTGCTCGGCCCGAGCGGCTGCGGGAAGACGACCCTGATGCGGGCGCTCGTCGGCGTCCAGATCGTGCGCAGCGGCGCCGTGACCGTGCTCGGCGAGCCCGCCGGATCGCCCGGCCTGCGGCGCCGCGTCGGGTACGCGACGCAGACGCCGGCCGTCTACGCCGACCTGACCGTCGCCGAGAACCTGCGCTACTTCGCGTCCGTCCTGGGCGCCCCGCGCGCGGACGTCGCCCGCGTCATCGACGAGGTCGGCCTCGGCCGCAGCCGCGACCAGACGGCGGCGACGCTGTCGGGCGGGCAGCTCAGCCGCGCGAACCTCGCCGTGGCGCTGCTCGGCGAGCCCGAGCTCCTCGTCCTGGACGAGCCGACCGTGGGGCTCGACCCGGTGCTGCGGCAGGAGCTGTGGGAGCTGTTCCGCGAGCTGGCCGAACGGGGCGCCACCCTCGTCGTGTCCAGCCACGTCATGGACGAGGCGGGACGCACCGACCGGCTGCTGCTCATGCGCGAGGGCGACGTCCTCGCCGACGGCACCCCGGAGAGCCTGCGCTCGCGCACCGGCGCCTCCGACCTCGAAGAGGCGTTCCTCCACCTGATCCACGAGAAGGCCGGGAGCCCGTCATGA